In Kitasatospora sp. NBC_00240, the following are encoded in one genomic region:
- a CDS encoding TetR family transcriptional regulator, with product MPPADPATPGEPRREQLLNAADRVVQREGPGASMNAIAAEAGITKPILYRHFGDRTGLIRALTERHTGGLLAAVRAALNEPLERRDRVEHVLDTYLAGIESRPQVYRLLTHPEAGDPTGAGNALAPALKQIADEITNAVAVQVDLGPETPLLSEAWGRGITGMVLAAGDWWLETKPCPRARMVQALADLLWGRLAAAAELPSATPPAPAAAPAD from the coding sequence GTGCCGCCCGCCGACCCCGCCACCCCCGGCGAGCCCCGCAGGGAACAACTGCTGAACGCCGCCGACCGGGTGGTCCAGCGGGAGGGCCCGGGCGCCAGCATGAACGCCATCGCCGCCGAGGCCGGCATCACCAAGCCGATCCTCTACCGCCACTTCGGCGACCGCACCGGCCTCATCCGGGCCCTCACCGAACGGCACACCGGCGGACTGCTCGCCGCCGTGCGGGCCGCGCTGAACGAGCCGCTGGAGCGCCGCGACCGGGTCGAGCACGTGCTGGACACCTACCTGGCCGGCATCGAGTCGCGCCCGCAGGTCTACCGGCTGCTGACCCACCCGGAGGCGGGCGACCCGACCGGCGCCGGCAACGCCCTCGCGCCCGCCCTCAAGCAGATCGCCGACGAGATCACCAACGCGGTGGCCGTCCAGGTCGACCTGGGGCCGGAGACGCCGCTGCTCTCCGAGGCCTGGGGCCGGGGGATCACCGGCATGGTGCTGGCGGCCGGGGACTGGTGGCTGGAGACCAAACCCTGCCCGCGCGCCCGGATGGTGCAGGCCCTGGCCGACCTGCTCTGGGGCCGGCTCGCCGCGGCCGCGGAGCTGCCGTCCGCCACCCCGCCGGCCCCGGCGGCCGCGCCGGCCGACTGA